One part of the Hydra vulgaris chromosome 01, alternate assembly HydraT2T_AEP genome encodes these proteins:
- the LOC136075529 gene encoding uncharacterized protein LOC136075529 isoform X2 yields MNSLITTVLQNDEFIFTGCCRELEECEFCEGITGDNLKIEMIKLATLSVSVFGEDLLLSAKKTFCYRRKKIEECHPSYLECVHQIPCYLSMLQMLRQDFCRMYPDAADRFVVCMENLISSVLLYCSKSTVEYLQKCNTEGMIGGSNGKTIATVKALLYLLPMTGKKRLMAKESFDLLIAYGTPGTGNSIDVPQNLAHPKLYLEFSLNDEDKITGRIVCDGKVCLAGCSMVECLDYMFKLFWIFNLEYPSGLEMFFKFLQFIIYKLTFGKERMVGTINSVARLFQL; encoded by the exons ATGAATTCATTGATAACTACAGTTCTACAAAATGATGAGTTTATTTTCACAGGTTGCTGTCGAGAATTGGAGGAGTGTGAATTCTGTGAAG GTATAACAggtgataatttaaaaatagaaatgatCAAATTAGCCACCTTGTCGGTATCAGTTTTTGGTGAAGACCTTTTACTATCAGCGAAGAAAACGTTCTGCTACAGACGGAAAAAGATCGAAGAATGTCATCCATCATATTTAGAATGTGTACATCAAATACCATGTTACTTGTCTATGCTACAAATg cTGCGGCAAGATTTTTGTCGTATGTACCCTGATGCAGCTGATCGCTTTGTTGTGTGTATGGAAAATTTGATATCCTCTGTGCTACTTTATTGTTCCAAATCAACAGTTGAATACCTTCAAAAATGCAACACAGAGGGAATGATTGGAGGATCCA aTGGAAAGACTATAGCTACTGTGAAAGCATTGCTATACCTGTTGCCGATGACAGGAAAAAAGCGCCTGATGGCAAAGGAGTCGTTTGATTTGCTGATCGCATATGGGACG CCTGGCACTGGCAATTCTATAGATGTTCCACAAAACCTGGCTCATCCAAAGCTATACCTAGAGTTTTCCTTGAACGATGAAGACAAGATCACTGGGAGAATTGTGTGTGACGGAAAAGTTTGCTTGGCTGGATGTTCAATGGTGGAATGCTTGGATTACATGTTTAAGTTGTTTTGGATTTTCAATTTGGAGTATCCTAGCGGTTTagagatgttttttaaatttttgcaatttataatatataagttaacttTTGGCAAAGAAAGAATGGTTGGGACTATCAATAGTGTAGCTCGTCTCTTTCAACTATAG